The following proteins are encoded in a genomic region of Colletotrichum higginsianum IMI 349063 chromosome 9, whole genome shotgun sequence:
- a CDS encoding Mandelate racemase/muconate lactonizing enzyme domain-containing protein, producing the protein MLQRGFIRDIVITPVAFHDMPLLNSVGVHEPFALRSIIEVVTDDGYGLGESYGDSTHLGRLQLAADRIKGLSVYNTNSIYQICVDSLVGDSSTGGDGMAGMVTTASVVDKVFSPFEVACLDIQGKLAGVPVSDLLGGRVRDNVQYSAYLFYKWAGHPGEADDEYGAALDPAGIVKQARKIIDEYGFKAIKLKGGVYPPAEEVKAIKALHAAFPAVPLRLDPNAAWTVDTSKWVAKELEGIVEYLEDPAPEIEGMAAVAKEASMPLATNMAVVAFSHLPPSILQDAVQVILSDHHFWGGLRKSQTLAGICATWGMRLSMHSNSHLGISLAAMTHLASATPNLDYACDTHWPWKRRDEDVVVNGALKWADGGLNVPTAPGLGVELDREKLARLHQQYLDCGLRKRDDTTYMKRFQPDFSAKIPKW; encoded by the coding sequence ATGCTTCAACGAGGTTTTATCCGGGATATCGTCATCACGCCAGTGGCGTTCCATGACATGCCTTTGCTGAATAGCGTCGGTGTTCACGAACCGTTCGCCCTCCGCAGCATCATCGAGGTCGTCACGGATGACGGATACGGGCTAGGCGAGTCCTACGGCGACTCAACTCATCTCGGTCGTCTGCAACTGGCCGCCGATCGCATCAAGGGTCTTTCGGTATACAACACGAACTCAATATACCAGATCTGTGTCGACTCCCTCGTGGGCGACTCCAGcacgggcggcgacggcatggCTGGCATGGTGACCACAGCCTCCGTTGTTGATAAAGTCTTCTCTCCCTTCGAAGTCGCATGCCTCGACATCCAGGGCAAGCTGGCGGGCGTCCCCGTGagcgacctcctcggcggccgcgtcaGAGACAACGTCCAGTACTCTGCATACCTGTTTTACAAGTGGGCAGGCCACCCCGGAGAGGCGGATGACGAGTACGGCGCGGCGCTGGACCCCGCTGGCATCGTAAAGCAAGCCCGGAAGATTATAGACGAATACGGCTTCAAGGCCATCAAACTCAAAGGAGGCGTCTACCCTCCTGCAgaggaggtcaaggccatcaaggcACTGCACGCAGCGTTCCCCGCCGTGCCGTTGAGGCTGGATCCCAATGCCGCATGGACGGTCGACACCTCCAAGTGGGtggccaaggagctcgagggcaTAGTCGAGTACCTGGAAGACCCGGCGCCGGAAATCGAGGGCATGGCCGCCGTGGCCAAAGAGGCCTCGATGCCGCTGGCGACGAacatggccgtcgtcgccttctcccACCTCCCGCCTTCTATCTTGCAGGACGCCGTCCAGGTGATCCTCTCCGACCATCACTTCTGGGGCGGCCTGCGCAAGTCCCAGACGCTGGCCGGCATCTGCGCGACCTGGGGCATGAGGCTCTCGATGCACTCCAACAGCCACCTGGGCATCTCGCTCGCCGCCATGACGCAcctggcgtcggcgacgcccaaCCTGGACTACGCTTGCGATACCCACTGGCCGTGGAAGCGTcgcgacgaggatgtcgtcgtcaacggGGCCTTGAAGTgggccgacggcggcctcaaTGTTCCGACTGCCCCTGGCCTGGGGGTTGAGCTCGACAGGGAGAAGTTGGCGCGTCTGCATCAACAGTACCTGGACTGCGGGTTGCGGAAACGGGACGACACTACCTATATGAAGAGGTTTCAGCCAGACTTTTCAGCCAAGATTCCCAAATGGTGA
- a CDS encoding Thiol protease: protein MGDIRSSERDSNVIALVEAILGHKIESQPGSSSQSTMDDYEDLVEMSKDHDFSKDGPRPDSPPKNPCVGAVNPFALAEALIGRKIDRHSMAAAQILQNVLQTDYDELFDMRHHSVLFAGMKLNEKERKAEMYDEKEMKILNERDLMTPDFSGVRRLDDLEKVGLKDLKDTRVKVARMQNGKLRLVLHAHDLGKTVSNREVTMSINELVTPFRLQKGRWQPPNASWRDMYDYFFQSVNKRLISDITMFQIGDRRETNRQFDDPTQGCSSNSWFVAALFSVFWADPCAINRATRVHTHSNEKKRFLSVKFHDKGGKQNSKTETVDVNYEIPINNSDNEPLYCRSSDGADIWPSLYEKAFAKWITQSNSEQPDITQTHCGDPIKAMAQINGRTPHYYMCDNHSAHTILGLVRSNSVNNKTINPMTAYTYATGREYHGANLVANHAYSVLGYCVIGDKQYIVLRNPWGVTEPQGLTSYTGLLGRLEPEIWNPATLLDHGGLFALEADSFKKNFSCIGVSK, encoded by the coding sequence ATGGGCGATATCCGCAGCTCTGAGAGGGACAGCAACGTCATTGCCCTTGTTGAGGCTATTCTTGGCCACAAGATTGAGAGCCAGCCCGGCTCCTCGTCCCAGAGCACTATGGACGACTACGAGGATCTCGTTGAAATGAGCAAGGACCACGACTTTAGCAAGGACGGTCCTCGCCCCGATTCTCCCCCCAAGAACCCCTGCGTCGGTGCTGTCAACCCCTTCGCCCTTGCTGAGGCTCTCATTGGCCGCAAGATTGACCGCCACTCCATGGCCGCTGCCCAGATCCTGCAGAACGTCTTGCAGACCGACTACGACGAGCTCTTTGACATGCGCCACCACTCCGTCCTCTTCGCTGGCATGAAGCTGaacgagaaggagaggaaggccGAGATGTACGATGAGAAGGAAATGAAGATCCTCAACGAGCGGGACTTGATGACCCCCGACTTCTCCGGTGTCCGCCGGCTCGATGACCTCGAGAAGGTCGGCCTCAAGGACCTCAAGGACACCAGAGTCAAGGTTGCCCGCATGCAGAACGGCAAGCTTCGCCTGGTTCTCCATGCCCACGACCTCGGCAAGACCGTCTCCAACCGGGAGGTCACCATGTCCATCAACGAGCTCGTCACTCCTTTCAGGCTGCAGAAGGGCCGCTGGCAGCCACCCAACGCCTCGTGGCGCGACATGTACGACTACTTCTTCCAGAGCGTCAACAAGCGCCTGATCTCGGACATCACCATGTTCCAGATCGGTGACCGCCGCGAGACCAACCGCCAGTTTGACGACCCTACCCAGGGCTGCTCCAGCAACAGCTGgttcgtcgccgccctcttctccgtcttctgGGCCGACCCCTGCGCCATCAACCGCGCCACCCGCGTCCACACCCACAgcaacgagaagaagcgctTCCTGTCCGTCAAGTTCCACGACAAGGGCGGCAAGCAGAACAGCAAGACCGAGACGGTCGACGTCAACTACGAGATCCCCATCAACAACTCGGACAACGAGCCCCTCTACTGCCGCTccagcgacggcgccgacatcTGGCCCTCGCTGTACGAGAAGGCCTTTGCCAAGTGGATCACCCAGTCCAACTCGGAGCAGCCCGACATCACCCAGACGCACTGCGGTGACCCCATCAAGGCCATGGCCCAGATCAACGGCCGCACGCCTCACTACTACATGTGCGATAACCACTCCGCCCACACCATCCTGGGTCTGGTCCGCTCCAACAGCGTCAACAACAAGACCATCAACCCCATGACGGCCTACACCTACGCCACCGGCCGGGAGTACCACGGCGCCAACCTCGTTGCCAACCACGCCTACTCCGTCCTGGGCTACTGCGTCATTGGCGACAAGCAGTACATTGTCCTCCGCAACCCGTGGGGCGTCACCGAGCCCCAGGGCCTCACCAGCTACaccggccttctcggccgcctcgagccCGAGATCTGGAACCCCGCCACCCTTCTGGACCACGGCGGTCTCTTCGCTCTCGAGGCCGACTCGTTCAAGAAGAACTTCTCCTGCATTGGTGTCTCCAAGTAA
- a CDS encoding Mynd finger family protein: MQYCNSECQKSHKATHKRSCKSSLRGKTGQPDWVLKNRTLAFVGDGPQQVSYGGGKYLWGNIPAIDVLQLEANEGEAHGEKLRLLFAASGDLRNVIKTITQLPESYTQTVEVTMNDRDLDIVARNAILLLIALVVEDFDASADCIIHVWYSAFLRKSDLDVLQQRIRPLIEEVCHKLTAKAADKLLAKTWTYGQRSVRIVLQKSAWDALLAFTDKPKDLTMEQARKLRTNVTLAEDRMDFRDRHLWLQPPSHRVAMVHFRENGLLLPFGTSHVDFQQPNPTMFQDAESWPMKDDADPLHGWSSEEVQETSNGPASDDIYGKLFVQLQTLLVAFLRRLSGLQASFQLFQMVASDVPGHLEAGSYTRIELVPNDPVIFKILAAQDCLANHDVVFSRFALMFGLFEAPRIIGAAMKDEHTVIEKWPIRLKLQLGQPGAQEEFNHLVCGGVSSKEFYLEWKRLGRKKAILQQTRDAMTCSYTVMSQELVVKGRLSKAQENLSSNQGFSNFTGKTLRSRQQNKARILTEEVDFAALVVVVPAMGASRDAEEPSVNIIR, translated from the exons ATGCAGTACTGTAACTCCGAATGCCAAAAGAGTCACAAGGCTACCCACAAACGCAGTTGCAAATCCTCGTTGAGAGGTAAAACTGGGCAGCCCGACTGGGTCCTCAAAAATCGAACACTAGCCTTTGTCGGCGATGGACCTCAGCAGGTGTCGTACGGAGGCGGAAAGTACCTCTGGGGCAACATTCCCGCCATCGACGTTCTTCAGCTTGAAGCCAACGAAGGCGAAGCTCATGGCGAAAAGTTGCGCCTCTTATTTGCTG CTTCTGGAGACCTTCGAAATGTCATCAAAACAATTACCCAGCTCCCCGAAAGCTATACTCAGACCGTCGAGGTGACTATGAACGACCGCGATCTTGACATTGTGGCACGAAATGCCATCTTACTTCTCATTGCCCTGGTGGTCGAAGATTTCGACGCCTCTGCCGACTGCATCATTCACGTCTGGTACTCCGCTTTCCTACGCAAGTCTGACCTCGACGTTCTCCAACAGCGGATCCGTCCCTTGATCGAGGAAGTCTGCCACAAGCTAACAGCAAAGGCCGCTGACAAGCTCCTGGCAAAGACTTGGACATACGGCCAGCGTTCCGTGAGGATCGTGCTTCAGAAGTCCGCTTGGGATGCTCTCCTGGCCTTCACGGACAAGCCAAAGGATCTGACGATGGAGCAGGCAAGAAAACTTCGCACGAATGTCACTCTTGCCGAGGATCGGATGGACTTCCGCGATCGCCATCTCTGGCTACAGCCCCCTTCTCATCGGGTTGCAATGGTTCACTTTCGTGAAAACGGACTTCTGCTTCCGTTTGGAACTTCGCATGTCGACTTCCAGCAACCCAATCC TACTATGTTTCAGGACGCAGAGAGCTGGCCGATGAAGGACGATGCCGACCCCCTCCATGGTTGGTCTTCGGAGGAAGTCCAGGAGACCTCGAATGGACCTGCATCGGATGATATCTATGGCAAACTCTTCGTCCAACTCCAAACCCTTCTTGTTGCGTTTCTCCGAAGGCTCTCGGGTCTACAGGCCTCATTTCAACTGTTCCAGATGGTTGCTTCTGATGTTCCTGGTCACCTTGAAGCCGGATCATACACCCGAATTGAG CTAGTACCTAACGATCCCGTCATCTTCAAGATCCTGGCCGCTCAGGACTGCCTCGCGAACCATGACGTCGTCTTTTCCCG GTTTGCTCTAATGTTCGGATTATTCGAGGCGCCTCGGATCATCGGGGCCGCGATGAAGGATGAGCACACCGTGATCGAGAAGTGGCCAATCAGATTGAAGCTACAACTTGGACAGCCCGGTGCCCAAGAGGAGTTTAATCACCTTGTTTGTGGGGGAGTCTCGAGCAAGGAGTTCTACCTGGAGTGGAAGAGATT GGGGCGTAAGAAGGCGATACTGCAACAGACCCGTGATGCTATGACGTGTTCGTACACTGTTATGTCACAAGAGCTCGTAGTGAAGGGTCGGCTTTCAAAGGCTCAAGAAAATCTCTCCAGCAACCAGGGCTTTTCCAACTTCACGGGCAAGACTCTCCGCAGTCGGCAGCAGAACAAAGCGCGAATTTTGACAGAAGAGGTTGATTTCGCCGCCCTAGTTGTTGTCGTACCAGCTATGGGCGCCTCTCGAGACGCCGAAGAGCCATCGGTCAACATTATCAGATGA